A genomic window from Pseudanabaena yagii GIHE-NHR1 includes:
- a CDS encoding ABC transporter ATP-binding protein gives MLEVRKICKSYGKKQVLQDLSFAIQSGEVYGLLGPNGAGKTTTISILCGLIKADRGSVMMNGQTSSGAMRSLIGIAPQENIFYKSLTCEENLRFFGQLYGLSNELCRKQAKYCLELVGLGDRAKSIADTLSGGMQRRLSMAIALVHQPQLVVLDEPTTGLDIEARYEIWEVIRNLSSQDTAILLTTHLLDEAERLCQRIGIIKQGSLLAEGSLEELRKYVPAKEIVLVCTPDEDLAIARAIELGFEYRHYGRELSFWLPKALELKEILEYFDGITIDSIMRQPVRLENIYVEVTRSLEVT, from the coding sequence GTGCTAGAGGTTCGCAAAATCTGTAAATCTTATGGAAAGAAGCAAGTTTTGCAGGACTTGAGCTTTGCTATCCAATCAGGTGAAGTTTACGGCTTACTTGGGCCCAATGGAGCTGGGAAAACCACCACAATTAGCATTCTGTGCGGTTTGATTAAAGCCGATCGCGGTAGTGTGATGATGAATGGTCAGACTTCATCAGGGGCTATGCGATCGCTAATTGGGATTGCTCCACAGGAAAACATCTTTTATAAGAGTTTAACCTGCGAAGAAAATCTGCGATTTTTTGGTCAACTGTATGGCTTGAGTAATGAACTTTGTCGTAAGCAAGCCAAGTATTGTTTAGAACTAGTGGGGCTTGGCGATCGCGCCAAAAGCATCGCCGATACACTCAGTGGGGGAATGCAACGTCGTCTGAGTATGGCGATCGCTCTTGTCCATCAACCGCAGTTAGTGGTGCTAGATGAACCAACAACGGGGCTGGATATTGAGGCGCGTTACGAAATTTGGGAAGTAATTCGCAATTTAAGTAGCCAAGATACAGCAATTTTATTAACTACTCACCTCCTCGACGAAGCGGAACGCCTTTGTCAGCGGATTGGCATTATCAAACAAGGTAGCCTCCTTGCTGAAGGTAGTCTCGAAGAACTGCGTAAATATGTACCTGCCAAGGAAATTGTTCTGGTATGCACCCCCGACGAAGACCTTGCGATCGCAAGAGCGATCGAGTTAGGTTTTGAATATCGTCACTATGGTCGTGAGCTAAGCTTTTGGCTACCAAAAGCGCTAGAGCTAAAAGAAATTTTGGAATATTTTGATGGCATTACGATCGATTCGATCATGCGTCAACCAGTTCGCCTCGAAAATATCTATGTCGAGGTAACTCGAAGTCTGGAAGTAACTTAA